The genomic window CTCGACCTCAAGCGCGAGGTGAACGAATTGCTGGCGCACACCGACAATCCGCCGCGCTATCTCAGCGCAGAAATTGCAGAGCATCCCAGCGGGATGGAAAATCAATAGCGCGAATTAAAGTGGCGGGTTTATTTCAGCAAAGGTCTTGCATATGAATTGCGCGCGCTGGATGAGCAAGCAAAAGGAGCACTGACAATGAAAAGATTGCGCTTGAATTTTGTCCTGGTGGGCTTGGTTCTATGCGTCGGCATAATGGGTTGCGTGCCAGTTGCACCCACCACGCCAGCGCCTGCTAGTTCAACCCCGATTGGCGCAACGTCTCAGCCGCGCCGCGGCGGCACGCTCGTCATTTTGAGTGGCGTGGGGTCGCCCCGACATTTCAACCCCGCGTTAATCTCTGGCTCGGCTACGGCGTTTCCCGCCGCACAGATTTTTGCCAGCCCGCTGAGGTACGATGAGAATTGGAATCCGCAGCCGTACCTGGCGAAGAGTTGGGAAGTCTCAAAGGATGGTTTGGCGGTTACGCTACATTTGGTGCAAGGGGCAACCTTTCACGATGGACATCCCATCACCTCGGAAGACGTGGCTTTTTCCGTGATGACGGTCAAGACATATCATCCATTCAAGACGATGTTTGCGCCGGTGGATAAAGTGGACACGCCCGATCCACTCACAGCAGTGATTCGCCTATCGCGCCCCCACCCGGCAATTCTGCTGGCAATGTCGCCCGCGTTGTTGCCGATTCTGCCCAAGCACATCTACGGCGATGGGCGGGACATTCTAACCCATCCCGCCAACCTGGCACCGGTGGGTTCGGGTCCCTTCAAACTGGTGAAATATGTCCCTGGCGAATCTATCGTGTTGGAACGCTACGAAGGATTCTTTATTCCAAGCCGTCCTTATCTGGATGGAATTGTGATTCGGCTTGAGGATGATCCGAACGCGCAAGTGATTGCGATGGAGCGACAGGAGGCGCACCTGCTGCCCCTGTTCGCCGATTTTGCGGGACTGGACCGGTTGAGTAGCAAGCCATACCTGGCGGTCACCCCGCGCGGGGCTGAAGGGTTAGGTCCACTGGTCTGGCTTGCCTTTAATCTGCAACACAAACCGCTAGACGACAAACGCGTGCGGCAAGCCATCGCCTACGCCGTTGACCCCAATTTCATCACCCAATATCTGCACCAGGGAAAAACACAGCGCGCCATCAGCCCCATCGCGCCGTCTAGTCCATTCTTCGCCGCCGGCGTTCACAAGTATGATCTTGACCTGGACAAGGCAACCAAACTGCTGGACGCGGCGGGGTATCCGCTGAAACCGGACGGCACGCGCTTTGGCTTGACCTTGGATTACATTCCAGTAATACCCACCCAACAACGGGACATCGCGCTCTATCTCGAACGGCAACTTGCCAAGATCGGCATCCGGGTGCAGGTTCGCAAATCGGCGACCTTTCCCGATTGGGCGGCGCGCATTGGCGCCTGGGATTTTGATATGACGATGGATTCGGTCTATAACTGGGGCGACCCGGTCATCGGCGTCCACCGGACGTATCTGTCCGATAACATTCGCAAAGGCGTGGTCTGGTCCAATACGCAAAACTATCGCAATCCCAGAGTGGATGAACTCCTTGCCCAAGCCGAACGGGAAATGGATGCCAACCAGCGCAAGCAATTGTACGCCGAGTTTCAACAGATCGTGACCGAGGATGTGCCTATCGTCTATATCAACGTGTTGCCGATCTACACGGTGTACAACACGGCGCTGGGCAATCCGCCGCTTTCCATTTGGGGAGTGCATTCGCCTTTGGACGAGGTCTATTGGAAAACGCCGCTCGTCAAAGCGTATGCGCCGATCCCCACGGTGGCAAGTGCCAGTCCGCCTCTCATGGTCGTTGGCGTCCAGGCAATGACGCTCATTCAGGAGCGCGGCTCGTACGACACACTGGCTTTGTTGCGTGATCCACAGCAAGGATTTTTGGACCTCCAAGGATCGGGGTTGCACATCCTGGGTTTTACCCGGCAAGGCACCGTGTTTCTGGACAACTCGGGACAAACCAAACCCGGCATGGAACTCGGCGGTATTCTGGATCTGCAAGGGCAAAACGTGATCCAGCGTTTAGTGAACGCCGCCCAGGGCAAGGATGGGGGGCTAGTCCATTTGACCGGCGTGTGGCCCCATCCGGTGACCCAGCAAGCCGATCCCATGTCGGCATGGTGTGGCATGTTGTCCGACCAAGATATTCTCTGCGCTCTGCAGTGGGATTCACGGTAAGGACTTTGGCTTGTCATTTCGAACGCAGTGACGCGAAGCGTCCCGGTTTTCGCTGGAGACGCTTCGCGTCGCAAGAACGGCTCGAAATGACAACCGAGCAAGTCCTGACGATCAGGAGACGCGATGCAATTTTTGCAGGATCTATCCATTCGCATCAAGGTTTTGATTCCGCCCGCGATTTTCATCGGGGAATTAGCGATTGTCGCGTGGCTGGGAATCTATGGCATGACTCAACAACACGCGACACTGGGGGCTGTCAATGAAATCGCGCTGACCAAGATCAGGGCGGTGGATGATTTTATCATCTTGAGCGAGCAAGTGCAGTCGGATGTATTTCAAATCTATGTCCTGCACTCGATGAAACTGCCCCAGTCAGAAGTCCAGCCGATCAACATGCGGCTCCAGCAAGGTCTCAGCGATCTCAATATCGCTCACGGCGAGATGCTGACCCACTGGCAACCGGACTCGGCGGAACGCGCCATTTTGGAGCGGATGAAACCACCCATGGATGCGTTTCGGTTGCAAGCGCAACAAGCGGCGGTCACCGTTGCCGACAATCCATCGTTTGGCGTCCTCCTGGTTCGTTCATCGGGGGTGAGCTTCGCCGAATTTCGCAAGACGTTGGTGGAATTGCAGGATTACCAAAAGGCGAAGGTTGTTCGCCTCGCCGGCGAGATGGAGCAATCCACACGGACACTTGCCAGCGTAATCATCGTTTTTGCCTTCTTGATTACCTTGGGCGCGCTGGTCGTCACCACGCAGATGAGCACTCGGTTGATTTCTCAGCCCATTCGCTCCATCACCCAGGTCATGCGCCAATTGGCGTCGGGCGATCTGTCGGTCAAGGTAGGGGATTTGAATCGCCGAGACGAAATCGGGGCGATGGCAAAAGCGGTGGAGGTGTTTCGGAACAATGCGCTTGAAAAAGTACGCTTGGACAAAGAATTACACGCCAGCGAAGACCGCTTTCGCTTGCTGTTCACGCAGATGCTGGAGGGCTTTGCGTTGCACGAGATCATCTGCGATGACAAGGGCAACCCGGTTGACTATCGTTTTATCGAAGCGAATCAAGCGTTCGAAAAACTGACCGGCTTGCCCGCGCGTGAGATTATTGGCAAGACAATTCGTCAGGTCTTGCCTGACACAGAACAAGATTCGATTGACAAGTATGGTCAGGTCGCCTTGACCGGACAGTCCATCGTTTTTGAACGCTATGCGCGCGAATTAGATCGGCACTATACTATGCACGCGTATTGCCCCCAAAGGGGACAATTCGCGGTGATCTCTGAAGACATCACCGAGCGCAAACGACAAGAGACGCAAATCCTTGCCGCGCGCGCTGCACTGCAACGCTTGCTCGCCGAAGCGGATCAGTCGCGCCGTGCCTTGCTCAGCGTGGTGGAAGACCAGAAAATAGCCGAAGAACAAATCAACAAACTCAACGCCGAACTGGAACAGCGCATCATCGAGCGCACCGCCCAACTGCAAGCCGCGAACAAAGAACTGGAAGCGTTCGCCTACTCCGTCTCGCACGATCTGCGCTCGCCGCTGCGCGCGGTGGACGGCTTTTCGCGGATTCTCCTGGAGGAATACGAAGACAAACTGGACGCCGAAGGCAAGCGGTTGCTGAACGTCGTTCGCACTAACACACAGAGAATGGACCAACTCATCACCGATCTGCTCACTCTCTCGCGGATCACCCGGGGCGAGATGCAGTTCTCCCGCATTGATATGACTGCGCTCGTTCACACCGTTTATCACGAGATCGCTTCGCCGGAGACGCAAGGGGCAATTTCGTTTTCCGTCGCGCACTTGCCGGATGCGTTTGGCGATCCGACTCTGCTCCGGCAAGCGTGGAGTAATTTGCTTTCCAATGCCACCAAATATACAATGCCCAAAACCGAGCGGCGTATTGAAATTGGTTCTTATGCGGAAGATGGAATGAATGTTTACTTCGTGAAAGACAATGGCGTCGGTTTTGATCCCGCCTATACCCACAAACTCTTCGGCGTCTTTCAACGTTTGCACACAACCGCCGAGTTCGAAGGCAATGGTGTGGGGCTGGCGATCGTTCAGCGCATCATTCACCGCCACGGCGGGCGCGTGTGGGCGGAAGGACAAGTCAATCAAGGCGCGACATTCTATTTTGCGTTACCCCAAAAGTAGGGGCGACCCTCGTGGTTGCCCATACAATCCATAAGGAGGTCCATCATGAACGGACAAGTTGAAATTCTGTTGGTCGAGGACAATCCCAACGATGCGGAGTTGGCGTTGCGGGCATTGAAGAAGAACAACCTTGCCAACAATGTCGCCGTCGTTACGGATGGCGAAGAGGCATTGGATTTCGTTTTTGCGCGCGGCGCGTACAGCCACCGCAAGATCGAAAATGGTCCGAAGGTGATCCTGCTCGATTTGAAACTCCCCAAAGTGGATGGACTAGAAGTCTTGCGGGCGATCAAAAGTGATCCGGTCACCAGAATCATTCCGGTCGTCGTGCTGACGTCGTCAAAAGAAGAAAGAGATATTGTTGAGAGTTACAAGCTGGGCGCGAACAGTTACATCGTCAAGCCGGTCGAGTTCGATAAGTTCGTTGCTGCCGTCAAAGACCTGGGGCTGTACTGGCTGCTGCTCAATCAGCCGCCGACGCGATAACCCACTGTTGGGGACGCTCGCCGCAGCGTCCCGTTCGTCGTCGTTCCCTCCAGGAGTAACCCAATGGAAACGAATCAACCGATACGCATCTTATTCGTCGAAGATGTTCCCGCCGATGTCGAATTGGCAGTGCGCGTGCTCCGCCAAGAAGAGCTTGCCTTTACTTTCACGCGCGTGGAAACTAAAGCGGCGTTCCTAAAGGCATTAGAGGAATTCCAGCCCGATCTGATCATATCGGATTACGCGATGCCGGCATTCGACGGCATGCAGGCGTTGAAACTTTTATTAGAACGCGACCTCACGCTACCGTTTATCTTGCTGACCGGTTCATTAAATGAGGAAATTGCTGTCGCGTGTATGAAAGCCGGCGCAAGCGATTATGTCCTCAAAGACCGGCTCAAACAATTGCCCTTTGCGGTACGCGAGGCGCTGGAACAAAAAAAGACGCGATTAGCCAAAGCAGAAACCGAACGCGCGTTGGGCGAAAGCGAACAACGTTTCCGGTCACTCATCGAAAACGCATCTGACCTGATTGTGATCCTGAACCCGGATTAGCGCATCGATTATGTCAGCCCATCCGTTGAGAGAATCATGGGTTATACCGTCGCGGCAGTCAGCGGAGCGAAGATCACGGATTTCATCGACCCGCCAGACCTCCCGAATTTCATCGCCGCCACTGAACATCGCGCCCGTACGCCGGGTCCCTCCGCGTTCTCGATGCTGATGCGCGTCCGCCATGCCGATAGTTCTTGGCGGATCTTGGAGGGCATGGGCAGTAATCTGCTGGACCACGGGGTGAGCGGACTGGTCATCAATGCCCGCGACATCACCGAGCGCAAGCGCGCGGAGGAGGCGTTGCGCGAAAGCGAAGAACGCTATCTCTTGCTATTCGAACATTCACCGATTGGTGTCCTTCTGATGGACCTGGCAACGGGAAAAATTATCGAGGCGAATGAAACGGCAAGCCGGCAATTGGGCTATACGCGCGAAGAATTTGCTGCTCTAAGAATCTCCGACTGGGAAGTGTTAGAGAAGCCTGAGGAAACAGCAGAGCGGACCCAGAAAATAATTCGCGAAGGCAGTGACGAATTTGAAACGCTCCACCGCACCAAAAGCGGTGAGCTCAGAAATGTCCGCGTATGGGTCAAGACACTTGAGGTGAATGGTCGCGCTGTTTTTTACGCTATTTTCCGGGACATCACCGAGCGCAAGCGCGCGGAGAATGCGCTGGCGCAAGAGCGCAACCTGTTGCGCACGCTGATTGATAATCTGCCCGATGACGTTTACATCAAAGACGCCGAAAGTCGGTACGTCATCAACAACCCGGCTCACCTGCGCTCACTGGGGGCAACACGACAAGAAGATGTGCTCGGCAAGACCGCCTTTGACTTTTACCCGCAACCTAGCGCCGCGCAATACTACGCCGAAGAACAGGAGATCATTCGGTCAGGTCAACCGATGCTTGATCAAGAGGACCTTTCGGCGGATTTGGTGACCGGTCAGCAGGTATGGCTTCTGGCGAAAAAGGTGCCTATCCGGGATAGCCAAGGCAAGGTGGTTGGGATAGTGGGCGTAAGCCGCGACATCACCGAACGCAAGCAGGCGGAGGCCGAGCGGGAACGGCTGCTGGCGCAGGTGCAGGCCCAGGCCGAACAGATCGCCCAGATCATGGACACCGTGCCCGAAGGCGTGCTGCTGCTGGACGCCGACGGCCAGGTGCTGCTGGCGAACCCGGCGGGTGTGCGCGATCTGGTGACGCTGGCCGGCGCGGCCGTCGGCGAGCGGCTCACCCACCTGGGCGACCTGCCCCTGGCCGAGCTGTTCGCTGCCGCGGAGCGCGGCGGGCCGTGGCACGAAGTCCGGGTGGGCCGGCACATCTTCGAGGCCATCGCCCGATCGGTCAGCGCGAACAGCCCTGCGGCGGGACATTGGGTACTGGTCATCAACGATGTAACGCAGGCGCGCGACCTTCGCGATCAGCTCCAACAGCAGGAACGGCTGGCCGCCGTCGGCCAATTGGCGGCCGGCATCGCCCACGACTTCAACAACATCCTGGCGATCATCGCGCTGCAGGCGCCGCTGATCGCCCGTGCCCCTGGCCTGGCCGAGCGCGAGCGTGAGCGCCTGGCTATCATCAGCGAGCAGACCAGCCACGCTACACGGCTGATCCAGCAGCTCCTCGATTTCAGCCGCCGCGCGGTGCTGGAACGGCGGCCGCTCGACCTGGGGCCGTTGCTGAAGGAGCAGGTCAAGCTGTTGGCCCGCACTCTGCCTGAGTCAATCGAAGTGACCCTGGTGTGCGAGCCGGGCGAGTACGTGGTGCTGGCCGATCCTACGCGGCTGCAACAGATGCTGATGAACCTGGCGGTCAACGCGCGCGATGCCATGCCCGCGGGCGGCACGCTGCGCCTGGCGTTGGCGCAGCAGGAGACGGCCCCGCGGCCCGATCTGCCGGCCGGCCCCTGGGTGCGGCTGGCGGTGACGGACAGCGGCACGGGGATCGCGCCCGAGGCGCAGGCGCACCTCTTCGAGCCGTTCTTCACCACCAAGCCGCGCGGCCAGGGCACCGGCCTGGGGTTGGCGCAGGTGCATGGCATCGTCAAACAGCACGAGGGCGAGATCACGGTGGACTCAGCCGTGGGCCAGGGGACCACCTTCACCATCTACCTGCCAGCCGTGGCAGAGGCCGCGTCCGCGCAAAACCCCGCGCCAGCTCCCGCCGCGGCGGCCGGCGGCGACGCGCAGTTGATCCTGATCGTGGAAGATAACGATGTGCTGCTGGACGCCATGTCCGACATTCTGGAGATGATGGGCTATCGCGTGACCAGCGCGGGCAACGGCGTAGAGGCGCTGGCCGTGCTGGCGATGCGTGGTGACACGATTGCGCTGGTGCTCAGCGACCTGATGATGCCAGTCATGGGCGGTGAGGCGCTCTTGCGGGCCATGCGGGCGCGCGAGCTGACCACGCCGGTTGTGATTCTGAGCGGGTATCCGCTGGAGGGCGAGCTGGTGGGGTTGAAGACGCAGGGCTTGGCCGGCTGGCTTCTCAAACCGCCGGATCTGGATGACCTGGCGCGGCTGTTGACGCAGGCGTTGGAGAGCACAGCTCCACAGATGGCTGAGTAGTTACGAAATCCGGCAGATTCTGCGCGGCGGCCGGCGCCACTGAATGATAAGACCGCCATTCCCCCATCCCCCCATCCCCCTATCAGGAGAAGAACATGAACGCATCGCAAGCACTCCATGCCGCGGGCCAGTCGGTATGGTACGACAACATCCAGCGCGGCTTGCTGGACAACGGCGAGCTGGCCGGCATGATCGGCCGCGAGGAGATTCGTGGCGTGACCTCCAACCCGACGATCTTCATGAACGCGATCACCAAATCGCACGACTATGACGCCGCGCTGCGGCCGCTGGCAAAGGCCGGCCGCAGCGCGGAGGAAATCTTCTGGCAGCTTGCGATCGCGGACATCCAGACCGCGGCGGATCTGTTCCGCCCGCTTTACCACCAGAGCGGCAAGGGCGATGGCTTTGTCAGCCTGGAAGTCAGCCCGTATCTGGCGCATGAGACGGACGCCACGCTGGCGGAGGCCAGGCAGCTTTGGCAGCGCGTGGACCGCCCCAACTTGATGGTGAAAATCCCCGCCACGAAGGCCGGCCTGCCCGCAATCAGCGCCGCGATTGCCGCGGGCATCAACGTCAACGTCACCCTGATCTTCTCCCGCAGCCGCTATGCCGAGGTGATGGACGCCTACTTGCAGGGCCTGGAGCAGCGCGCGGCCGCGGGGCTGCCGCTCGACTCGATCAGCTCGGTGGCGTCGTTCTTCGTCTCACGCGTGGACAGCAAGATAGATGCCCGCCTGAGCGACCAGGACGCTCACCTGCGTGGAAAGGCCGCGATTGCCAATGCCCGCCTGGCCTATGCCGACTTCAAGGAGGTCTTCGCCACCGAGCGCTTCCAGGCCCTCGCGGCCCAGGGCGGCCGTGTGCAGCGCCCGCTGTGGGCATCCACCGGAGCCAAGAACCCGGCCTACAGCGATGTGCTTTACGTCGTGGAACTGGTCGGCCTGCAGACGGTCAACACCATGCCGCCGCAGACCCTGGTCGCGCTGCTGGATCACGGGCAGGTGCGGCCCGCCAGCCTGGAAGAGGACCTGGACGCCGCCCGCCAGACCCTGGCCGAACTGCAGGCGCTGGGGATCGTGATGGACGCAGTGACGGACGAGCTTGAGGACGAGGGCGTCAAGTCCTTCGCGGACGCGTTCACCGCCCTGCTGGCCGCGGTGGAAACGAGCCGCCAGGCTGCTCGTTGAAAATGCCTTCACGGGGCAACTGCTGGGTCTGCCTGGAATTCAGACAGGATGTACAGGATTGACAGGATAGGTGGCTCTGCGCGCCGCTTGTTCTCCCCACCACCAAACGAACATCCTGTTCATCCTGTACATCCTGTTCATCCTGTCCAGGTCGGTCTTATTATCTGGCGGTGCAGTTCAGCGCCGCGTCACGAGACGCTTGAGGGCTTGCCAGGCGCTTTCCAGGTTCATTTTCGTGTTGAACTCGAATTCGCCTTCGTAGTCGAGCAGCAGGGGGATGATGGGGATGGTGAGCTTGAGCTTGTGTTTGACATCGAGGCCCGGCGCCTCGATCAGGTCAGCGGTCTGACGCACGCTCGCCAGCAGCGGTTGATCCTGGATGTGGACAGCCTCTTGCTTGAACTCCAGCAGGGCCGCGCTGACCGGAGCCAGCCAATAAGCCAACTCATCATGCGTCAACGTCGCGGCGTCGAGCAGATCGAGCAGCGCGGCGACCTCGGCGGCGTGCTGCTCGTCGAGGCGCGCCAGGATCGGGCCGATGATGCGCTGTTCGCTCAGGTCGAAGCGCATCAGCACGGCGCCGAAGCCCTGGCGCAACGTGGCGTCCACCTGCTGCACCTGCGCCTGCACCTGGGCCAACAAACCGCGCAGTTCCGCGGCGCTCATCGGCGCACCGGGCTGCTGTGCTGCGCGCAGCGCGGTCACCAGGTGCGCGGTTTCCACGGCTGACCCGCCCGCGCCAAAGACATTGACCATCATGCCGTTGTCGCCGATGATGGTGTTGGTCGCCTGGCCGATGTGGATTCGATACTTGGACCCGGCTGCCGGCGCGTGCAGCCACTCGATGATGCGCGCCAGGTCAGCGGGCGCGGGGAAGTCGGCCGGCGCCGGTGCGGCCAGGGGAAGAAGGACCGGCTGGCCCGCGCCGCGTGGTCCTCCCAGGTGGCGCAGCACCCGCGCATCGCGCAGCGCGGCCGGCGTCAGCAGCGCGATCACCGGCGCGGACGCGGCGTCAGGGCCGGGTTCAACCACGGCGACGCCCAGGGTGGTCAGCAGGGCCGCCAGACGCGCCGCGGCGTCCTGACCATCAACGGATGCAAATGCCAGCACTACGTTCATACGCGTTTCCTGCGCGAGCGCGGCGCGGGCTTGGATTCCAGCCAGCCGGCGATGTCGGTCCACAGTTCGGGCGCCTCCAGGACCTCGGCAAATTGCTGCACCCACAGTCGAATCCGCTGGCGGTCCAAATTGGGATGACGTTCGATCACCGCCTGGATATCTTCCATGTCTTGGCGGCGGTGCGCCACGGCTTTCATGATGATCAAGTCTTCGGGCGTGACCAGTCGCAGCGCAAGACCGCTGACCTGCACCACCGTGGCGCGCGCAACCGCCTGCTCCTCGAAAGGCAGGGCGCCCAGCGAAATATCCACATCTACGCCGCTCTCGGCATGGCGCAGCAGGAGGACCCGATGACGCCGTGCAAACGCCTCCGCATCGGGGACGCGTGGCATCAAGCCGGCGCGCCGCGTCACCGCGGCAAACTCTGACAGCGCTTGTGTGGAGACCAAAACGACCGCGTCCACATCAGCCGTATAGCGCGGTCGTCCCAAGAGGCTGGCCGCCACACCACCGATGATCACGCCTTGCTGCGACCACGCATCCAGGACCAGTTGCACTGCAGCCAGGGCGTTCAGCAAGGGTCGCATCGCAACGGATGGACTCATGGCAGACTCTCCTTTAGTTTGGTCCAGCGGGCGCGCACGCGGCCGAGCTCGGCCTGCGTGTCAGCCCCACGGACCAGCCAGCCCATCAGCGATGCAAAATCCCAGATCGCTTCAGTCTGCTGCCAAAGCAGATCGAGCGGCGCCGCGCGGCGTTCCTGGGCTTCGAACTCCGCCACCGCTTGCCAGCGATCGCGGAAGAGAAGGGCCTCGGCGCGCGTCAGACGCGGCGTCGGTTGGTCCGCGGTGGCGAGGGTTTGGGCTGTGGACATCGCTTCCTCCTCTGGGTATGCAAGCTGCGAATGTACAGACTGCGGAAGTTTAGCCTTGCGCGGCGGCCAGATCGCGGCGCAGAGCGGCCAGGCGCGGCGCGTCCGGCTCCAGCGCGGCCGCGGCTTCGATATCAGCCTGCGCGGCGGCGAACTGGCCCTGCTCGATCTGCACGCCGGCGCGGTTGCGCAGCAGCATGGCGTTGATTGGATCAAAGGCGAGGCCGCGGCTGTAGGCGGCGATGGCGGCGGTGGCATCCTTGTCCACATCGGCGCTGTAATTGCCCAGGGTGTTGCAGGCCCAGCCGGCCTGCCGGCGCAGCGCGGTCGCCAGGCCAGCGTCGAGCTGGTCGGCCAGGGGAATGACCTGTTCGCACAGGTCAATGACCGCGGCGTGAGATCGGACGTCAAGCTGCTCACTGTGGGCTTGATTGTAGCTCCCCAGTAGCACGACCAGCAAAATCGCCAGCCGGGTCACGGTCTCACGCTCTTGATCGGCCAGGGCCTGGCTGATCTGGCCGGCCAGGGCAAACAGCGCCTGCGCCTCGTGCAGGACGGGGTGGTCGGCCAGGGCCTGGGCCAGCGCCTGGTCGGAGTCAACCTCCCGCAGGGCGGAGAGGGCCAGTGCCAGCGGATCATCGGCGGCTGCCGCTTCGGTAGAAGCGGCGCGGAGCGTCGCATATTCGCGGCGCAGATCCTGAACGATTGGATGATTCGCGTATCCCGTCTGGTCAGCCACGCGAAACGCCTGCTCGTACAGAGGTCGGGCCAGGTCGAGGTTGCCAGTGCCTGCTTCGAGCCTGGCCTGACTCACCAGGGTGTTGATGATGCCTCCAGGCTCCTGTTCCAAGCGATACAAATCCAAGGCGGCGTCGAAGTGGCGGCGGGCGGCGTCGAGGTTGCCCAGCCGACTTTCCAAATCGCCCAAACTCTGCAGCGTGTTGGCTTTGCCCAGGCGGTCTTGCTCGGCTTCGTACAGCGGCAAGGCGGCGTCGAAGTGGCGGCGGGCGGCGTCGAGGTTGCCCAGCCGCCTTTCCAAATCGCCCAAACTCTTCAGCGTGTTGGCTTTGCCCAGGCGGGCTTGCTCGGCTTCGTACAGCGGCAAGGCGGCGTCGAAGTGGCGGCGGGCGGCGTCGAGGTTGCCCAGCCGACTTTCCAAATCGCCCAAACTCTGCAGCGTGTTGGCTTTGCCCAGGCGGGCTTGCTCGGCTTCGTACAGCGGCAAGGCGGCGTCGAAGTGGCGGCGGGCGGCGTCGAGGTTGCCCAGCCGCCTTTCCAAATCGCCCAAACTCTTCAGCGTGTTGGCTTTGCCCAGGCGGTCTTGCTCGGCTTCGTACAGCGGCAAGGCGGCGTCGAAGTGGCGGCGGGCGGCGTCGAGGTTGCCCAGCCGACTTTCCAACTCGCCCAAACTCTGCAGCGTGTTGGCTTTGCCCAGGCGGTCTTGCTCGGCTTCGTACAGCGGCAAGGCGGCGTCGAAGTGGCGGCGGGCGGCGTCGAGGTTGCCCAGCCGACTTTCCAAATCGCCCAAACTCTTCAGCGTGTTGGCTTTGCCCAGGCGGGCTTGCTCGGCTTCGTACAGCGGCAAGGCGGCGTCGAAGTGGCGGCGGGCGGCGTCGAGGTTGCCCAGCCGACTTTCCAAATCGCCCAAACTCTTCAGCGTGTTGGCTTTGCCCAGGCGGGCTTGCTCGGCTTCGTACAGCGGCAAGGCGGCGTCGAAGTGGCGGCGGGCGGCGTCGAGGTTGCCCAGCCGCCTTTCCAAATCGCCCAAACTCTGCAGCGTGTTGGCTTTGCCCAGGCGGTCTTGCTCGGCTTCGTACAGCGGCAAGGCGGCGTCGAAGTGGCGGCGGGCGGCGTCGAGGTTGCCCAGCCGACTTTCCAAATCGCCCAAACTCTTCAGCGTGTTGGCTTTGCCCAGGCGGGCTTGCTCGGCTTCGTACAGCGGCAAGGCGGCGTCGAAGTGGCGGCGGGCGGCGTCGAGGTTGCCCAGCCGACTTTCCAAATCGCCCAAACTCTT from Candidatus Amarolinea dominans includes these protein-coding regions:
- the tal gene encoding transaldolase; amino-acid sequence: MNASQALHAAGQSVWYDNIQRGLLDNGELAGMIGREEIRGVTSNPTIFMNAITKSHDYDAALRPLAKAGRSAEEIFWQLAIADIQTAADLFRPLYHQSGKGDGFVSLEVSPYLAHETDATLAEARQLWQRVDRPNLMVKIPATKAGLPAISAAIAAGINVNVTLIFSRSRYAEVMDAYLQGLEQRAAAGLPLDSISSVASFFVSRVDSKIDARLSDQDAHLRGKAAIANARLAYADFKEVFATERFQALAAQGGRVQRPLWASTGAKNPAYSDVLYVVELVGLQTVNTMPPQTLVALLDHGQVRPASLEEDLDAARQTLAELQALGIVMDAVTDELEDEGVKSFADAFTALLAAVETSRQAAR
- a CDS encoding nucleotidyltransferase → MSPSVAMRPLLNALAAVQLVLDAWSQQGVIIGGVAASLLGRPRYTADVDAVVLVSTQALSEFAAVTRRAGLMPRVPDAEAFARRHRVLLLRHAESGVDVDISLGALPFEEQAVARATVVQVSGLALRLVTPEDLIIMKAVAHRRQDMEDIQAVIERHPNLDRQRIRLWVQQFAEVLEAPELWTDIAGWLESKPAPRSRRKRV
- a CDS encoding tetratricopeptide repeat protein; amino-acid sequence: MSGWTLGQPRHASHMLPHLQRLAVWAYEDALQATKLLENCELAPEVVARLLAGHGPLLVVADDVWSEEALAALKAALPDECSLLITTRDYDVAFSLEDRAEAIQQLDVLSKQDARVLLQSKVDGLEANLADRLATGLGHHAQALTLAAGSLLARRKVQPYTNTVEEILQRVAVGRGFGDLPRLDKAERLNKVEVALKYSYDYLGESTDGANRQAWLRALGVFAQEADFDTAAAASVWALNVDAAREALLLLDGLALIQATREADHSSGGRWQQHAILRAYALSLQDEQERLVLPQRHADYFMELAQASIPSATERVEQEFKQIEHAFAWCQQHSPGRATRLANITSQVMFIRGRAAQAGEWLRVSIAAADQTGDRSGKANTLQSLGDLERRLGNLDAARRHFDAALPLYEAEQARLGKANTLQSLGDLESRLGNLDAARRHFDAALPLYEAEQDRLGKANTLKSLGDLERRLGNLDAARRHFDAALPLYEAEQARLGKANTLQSLGDLESRLGNLDAARRHFDAALPLYEAEQARLGKANTLKSLGDLESRLGNLDAARRHFDAALPLYEAEQARLGKANTLKSLGDLESRLGNLDAARRHFDAALPLYEAEQDRLGKANTLQSLGDLERRLGNLDAARRHFDAALPLYEAEQARLGKANTLKSLGDLESRLGNLDAARRHFDAALPLYEAEQARLGKANTLKSLGDLESRLGNLDAARRHFDAALPLYEAEQDRLGKANTLQSLGELESRLGNLDAARRHFDAALPLYEAEQDRLGKANTLKSLGDLERRLGNLDAARRHFDAALPLYEAEQARLGKANTLQSLGDLESRLGNLDAARRHFDAALPLYEAEQARLGKANTLKSLGDLERRLGNLDAARRHFDAALPLYEAEQDRLGKANTLQSLGDLESRLGNLDAARRHFDAALDLYRLEQEPGGIINTLVSQARLEAGTGNLDLARPLYEQAFRVADQTGYANHPIVQDLRREYATLRAASTEAAAADDPLALALSALREVDSDQALAQALADHPVLHEAQALFALAGQISQALADQERETVTRLAILLVVLLGSYNQAHSEQLDVRSHAAVIDLCEQVIPLADQLDAGLATALRRQAGWACNTLGNYSADVDKDATAAIAAYSRGLAFDPINAMLLRNRAGVQIEQGQFAAAQADIEAAAALEPDAPRLAALRRDLAAAQG